A single window of Sulfitobacter sp. JL08 DNA harbors:
- a CDS encoding DUF1214 domain-containing protein: MKEATVAFAVVLAGTTWFATQTIAQNDALTSELSTQEKMVHRRAVETAVWAMPLTNALAMRDGFAEVGCDYNVVCYFSKIQDYRAAVTTPNNTTPYVMAFWNIADGPVMIDVPPTEGDLGLWGTLMDIWQRPLADVGAKGRDKGAGASYLIVPEGYDGDTFDADYVLPQTTLNGYTLLRPIIPDASPNSLAAAEEFTKKLKIFDPGQPAQTQYLDVQGMDIDGVVEFDRSLFVLIDEFVQSENLEERDAVALGMLRRLGIEKGREFTPTERELEILDHAANEAKVFLQEAYFDNHSEKQEMGNGWTVLTPASSYETTFSWLLDSGAIALDDRGSSFFAFYTSAEEFNLTAPPTMYLLTSRDADDERLDGGTTYSLVVPPDVPVSQFWSVLVYDFEDATFLDGFEKYGVASTEDLEVNEDGSVRVVFGPELPDGVSESNYVPTATGGGWFPYFRFYGPGEALFSGDYQLPKIEKFIE, from the coding sequence ATGAAAGAAGCTACAGTTGCGTTTGCAGTAGTTCTTGCCGGAACAACTTGGTTTGCCACCCAAACGATTGCGCAGAACGATGCGCTTACGTCCGAGCTTTCGACACAGGAAAAGATGGTTCATCGCCGCGCTGTGGAAACCGCTGTTTGGGCGATGCCGCTGACGAACGCACTTGCGATGAGGGATGGTTTTGCAGAGGTGGGCTGTGATTACAACGTTGTCTGCTACTTCTCCAAGATCCAAGACTACAGGGCAGCGGTGACAACTCCAAATAATACGACGCCCTATGTGATGGCGTTTTGGAACATCGCCGACGGCCCCGTAATGATCGACGTGCCGCCCACGGAAGGTGACCTCGGGCTTTGGGGTACGTTAATGGACATTTGGCAGCGCCCCCTTGCCGACGTCGGTGCGAAAGGACGGGATAAAGGTGCTGGTGCTAGCTACCTCATTGTGCCTGAAGGATACGACGGGGACACGTTTGATGCGGATTATGTCCTGCCTCAAACAACGTTAAACGGTTATACACTCCTACGACCGATTATTCCCGATGCCTCACCCAATTCGTTGGCCGCGGCCGAAGAGTTCACCAAAAAACTGAAAATCTTCGACCCTGGGCAACCCGCGCAAACCCAGTACTTGGATGTACAGGGAATGGATATTGATGGCGTCGTTGAGTTCGATCGCTCGTTATTTGTGCTGATTGATGAGTTTGTTCAGAGTGAGAACCTTGAAGAACGAGATGCTGTTGCACTTGGAATGTTGCGCCGCTTGGGAATTGAAAAGGGGCGAGAGTTCACGCCCACAGAGCGCGAGCTTGAGATCCTCGATCATGCTGCAAATGAAGCGAAGGTTTTTCTGCAAGAAGCCTACTTCGACAATCATTCTGAGAAACAGGAAATGGGGAATGGATGGACGGTTCTAACCCCAGCGTCTTCTTATGAAACGACATTTAGTTGGCTCTTGGACTCTGGTGCGATTGCACTTGATGACCGTGGCAGCTCGTTCTTTGCATTTTATACCTCTGCCGAAGAGTTCAATCTGACGGCACCCCCCACGATGTATTTGCTGACCAGCAGGGATGCTGACGACGAACGCCTCGATGGAGGAACGACCTACAGTCTGGTTGTGCCACCTGATGTGCCCGTAAGCCAGTTCTGGTCGGTTTTGGTCTATGATTTCGAGGATGCAACCTTTCTTGACGGCTTCGAAAAGTATGGGGTCGCGTCGACAGAGGACCTTGAAGTCAACGAAGATGGCAGTGTACGCGTCGTCTTCGGTCCCGAACTACCAGACGGCGTTTCGGAATCGAACTATGTGCCCACAGCCACAGGAGGCGGGTGGTTTCCCTACTTTCGCTTTTACGGCCCAGGTGAAGCACTGTTCAGCGGCGACTACCAACTGCCCAAGATCGAAAAGTTTATCGAGTAG
- a CDS encoding AAA family ATPase: MKDVQSWLAELGLQKYTLAFVEAEIELADLAYLSEDDLKEMGLPIGPRRRVNEAIRKFTDKTEADTPALQNQSIGDAVSDTSSNLTSNPSADAERRHLTVMFVDLVGSTEMATRIDAEDMRTVITGYQNTVAGVVGRYEGFVAKFMGDGVMCYFGWPRAGEDDAERAVRAGLAIIDSIRTINAPDGTALATRIGVATGVVIVGDLIGSGATQEAAVVGETPNLAARLQGVAGPNQLVLPSETRRLLGSTYKLASLGAQDLKGVGAPVEAFVVDGEAVQESRFAARQSGTLTPIVGRDREIELMLERWALARSGQGQMVIVSGEAGIGKSRITRAVIDEVAKDDHIRITYQCSPYHADSAFYPVIQQLSFAAGFAPSDGPDARLDKLEALLGKDPDTLKLITPMMGLDGTARYGALDLTPAQQRAHTMKILAKLLVEQSQDKPVLLVYEDLHWIDPTSLELLDLLLDTVADQNIMILATARPSFEYGFGGHPIVTKFALNRLGKDQIGDIVAKLTGGKALPDEIMAIIAERTDGVPLFVEELTKTILESGALKEDGVRLVLNGPLSTIAIPTTLHDSLMARLDRLQPIKEVAQTAACIGREFSHGLLAEISLLPKAELTAALDGLIAAELIYRRGLPPEATYLFKHALVRDAAYESQLKEKRRAIHARILTALETDPEIAPEVLAVHAEAAGLTDRAIDLWEAASKAATARPAFDEAISHLAQAIELIEPKVDAGDGSATERALSLQIQLGMTLLVRRGYGASDTIDAFENALTLADIVGETPMRYSVLYGLWIGKAIRGEFSEAWQRAEALVETTAGSSEIVPLVVANRVAAATRMFMGDLAGAEKYLNVAFKNYDPVEHGGLANRFGQDVGVSLYTFAATRSLLLGKTRQGWKYSDEADRIARSTGHIQTICYMLVIRAMFALDAEDYAVVERCVTEVIPISHEHNLPVWYEFAVAIREILAAKSGDRACVQKYLKADAAIAALDTKMFIPQVRIGMARSALALGLRLEAAKLAALAQEMMDQTGETYSLSDLKRVQARIAMADGDSEVAESFLGKALDVARQQGAKLYELRAAIDLARLMQEQDRRDEAIAILEPIHQSIADGDCPEDQKMARELLAELTA; this comes from the coding sequence GTGAAAGACGTTCAAAGCTGGCTCGCTGAACTTGGCTTACAAAAATACACTTTGGCTTTTGTTGAAGCCGAGATTGAGCTCGCTGACCTTGCCTATCTTTCTGAAGATGACTTGAAAGAAATGGGGTTACCAATTGGGCCTCGACGTCGCGTCAACGAGGCGATCAGAAAATTCACCGACAAAACCGAAGCAGATACCCCGGCATTGCAAAACCAATCAATAGGAGACGCGGTTTCTGACACGTCTTCCAACCTCACATCCAACCCGAGCGCCGACGCGGAACGCCGCCATCTAACGGTGATGTTCGTTGATCTTGTCGGCTCGACCGAGATGGCGACGCGCATTGACGCTGAGGACATGCGTACCGTCATCACTGGGTATCAGAACACGGTGGCCGGTGTTGTTGGCCGCTATGAAGGTTTCGTGGCCAAGTTCATGGGCGACGGCGTGATGTGTTACTTTGGCTGGCCGCGCGCGGGTGAAGATGATGCGGAACGTGCCGTGCGCGCGGGTCTGGCGATTATCGACAGTATTAGGACAATAAATGCTCCCGATGGCACAGCCCTTGCAACCCGGATCGGGGTCGCCACGGGTGTTGTCATCGTTGGAGACCTGATCGGCAGCGGTGCGACTCAGGAAGCTGCTGTGGTTGGAGAGACCCCCAACCTGGCCGCGCGGCTGCAAGGCGTTGCAGGGCCGAACCAGCTTGTTCTGCCCAGCGAAACACGCCGTCTGCTGGGCAGCACGTACAAGCTGGCGTCACTCGGCGCACAAGATTTGAAGGGCGTGGGTGCGCCGGTCGAAGCCTTCGTCGTTGACGGCGAGGCAGTGCAAGAAAGCCGCTTTGCCGCACGCCAGTCTGGCACTCTGACCCCCATCGTCGGACGCGACCGCGAGATCGAACTGATGCTGGAGCGTTGGGCTTTGGCCCGCTCGGGACAGGGCCAGATGGTGATCGTCAGCGGCGAGGCCGGTATTGGCAAGTCTCGTATCACAAGAGCGGTCATCGACGAGGTTGCAAAGGATGATCACATCCGCATCACTTATCAATGCTCGCCCTATCACGCGGATTCCGCGTTCTATCCAGTCATTCAGCAATTGTCGTTTGCCGCCGGGTTCGCACCATCAGACGGGCCGGATGCCCGGCTGGACAAGTTGGAGGCGCTGCTTGGAAAGGACCCCGACACGCTGAAGCTGATCACGCCGATGATGGGTCTGGACGGAACGGCTCGGTACGGTGCGCTTGATCTGACACCAGCCCAGCAACGGGCGCATACCATGAAGATACTGGCCAAGCTGCTGGTTGAGCAAAGCCAGGACAAGCCGGTGCTGTTGGTCTACGAAGACTTGCACTGGATTGACCCAACTTCGTTGGAGTTGCTGGACCTGCTTCTGGATACTGTTGCGGATCAAAACATCATGATCCTTGCCACGGCGCGTCCCAGCTTTGAGTATGGCTTTGGCGGGCATCCCATCGTGACGAAGTTCGCGCTGAACCGGCTGGGCAAGGATCAGATCGGAGACATCGTCGCCAAGTTGACTGGCGGCAAGGCGCTGCCAGACGAGATCATGGCAATTATCGCGGAGCGCACGGATGGCGTGCCACTGTTTGTTGAGGAACTGACCAAGACCATCCTTGAATCCGGCGCGCTGAAAGAAGACGGCGTCCGGCTGGTTCTGAATGGACCGCTGAGCACCATCGCCATCCCCACCACGCTGCATGACAGCTTGATGGCGCGACTGGACCGGTTGCAACCAATCAAGGAAGTGGCGCAGACGGCCGCCTGTATCGGGCGGGAGTTCAGCCATGGTTTACTGGCGGAGATATCCCTTTTGCCCAAAGCTGAACTGACTGCCGCACTGGACGGCCTGATCGCAGCCGAACTGATCTACCGCAGGGGCCTGCCTCCCGAAGCAACCTATCTCTTCAAACACGCATTGGTGCGCGACGCGGCCTATGAGAGCCAGCTGAAAGAGAAACGCCGCGCCATCCATGCGCGTATCCTGACGGCGTTGGAGACAGACCCCGAAATAGCACCTGAAGTCCTTGCCGTACACGCCGAGGCGGCCGGACTTACTGACCGCGCAATAGACCTGTGGGAAGCCGCCAGTAAAGCGGCCACCGCACGACCAGCGTTTGACGAGGCGATCTCGCATTTGGCGCAAGCCATCGAGCTTATTGAACCAAAGGTGGACGCAGGGGATGGTTCAGCAACTGAACGAGCCCTTTCTTTGCAAATTCAGCTTGGTATGACTTTGCTCGTTCGTCGTGGATACGGTGCCAGTGACACTATTGACGCCTTCGAAAATGCTCTCACACTAGCCGACATAGTCGGTGAAACCCCTATGCGTTATTCGGTTCTCTACGGATTGTGGATCGGCAAGGCGATCAGGGGAGAGTTTTCAGAAGCTTGGCAGCGAGCAGAAGCTCTCGTCGAGACCACGGCCGGTTCGTCAGAGATTGTGCCCTTGGTTGTGGCCAACCGGGTCGCCGCCGCCACGCGAATGTTCATGGGTGACCTGGCTGGGGCAGAAAAGTACCTCAACGTTGCATTTAAGAATTACGACCCCGTCGAACACGGCGGTTTGGCCAACCGCTTTGGGCAGGATGTTGGCGTTTCACTTTACACATTTGCGGCAACTCGTAGCTTGCTTCTAGGTAAAACCCGCCAAGGCTGGAAGTATTCAGACGAAGCCGATCGGATAGCCAGATCGACCGGGCACATTCAAACCATTTGTTACATGCTGGTTATCCGGGCGATGTTCGCCTTAGATGCAGAAGACTATGCCGTGGTTGAGCGTTGTGTGACCGAGGTCATACCGATCTCTCACGAGCACAATCTGCCGGTGTGGTATGAATTTGCAGTCGCTATTCGTGAAATTCTGGCGGCGAAAAGCGGAGACAGGGCTTGCGTGCAAAAGTATCTGAAAGCAGATGCTGCGATTGCCGCTTTGGACACGAAAATGTTCATTCCTCAGGTTCGCATCGGGATGGCACGAAGCGCGTTGGCGTTGGGACTTCGCCTTGAGGCCGCCAAACTGGCTGCTTTAGCGCAGGAAATGATGGACCAGACTGGCGAGACCTATTCCCTTTCGGACTTGAAGCGGGTGCAGGCGCGTATCGCCATGGCCGATGGTGACAGCGAAGTGGCTGAAAGCTTCTTGGGCAAGGCTCTCGACGTCGCCCGTCAACAGGGTGCAAAGCTATATGAACTGCGTGCGGCCATCGATCTGGCGCGCCTTATGCAGGAACAGGATCGACGGGACGAAGCCATTGCAATTCTCGAACCTATTCACCAAAGCATCGCTGATGGCGACTGCCCCGAAGATCAGAAGATGGCTCGAGAACTGCTCGCTGAGTTGACGGCGTAA
- a CDS encoding copper-binding protein — MKTLSLALSVLVLSAPLAFAQMNHSDMDHSNMPMSDEMMEGAVHTKAVVNSISEGTANVSHEPIPEIGWPAMTMDLAMMPGAEMMGDIAVGDSVTLMLIKGDDGMYAIGAMMPE; from the coding sequence ATGAAAACTCTCTCTCTTGCCCTCTCTGTTCTTGTTCTGAGCGCGCCACTGGCGTTTGCGCAAATGAACCACTCGGACATGGACCATTCGAACATGCCGATGAGTGACGAAATGATGGAAGGTGCTGTGCATACCAAGGCGGTGGTGAATTCCATCAGCGAAGGCACTGCCAATGTCAGTCACGAACCCATTCCTGAAATCGGCTGGCCTGCCATGACGATGGATCTGGCGATGATGCCCGGCGCGGAAATGATGGGCGATATCGCAGTCGGAGATTCCGTCACGTTGATGCTGATCAAGGGCGACGACGGCATGTATGCAATTGGCGCGATGATGCCTGAATAA
- a CDS encoding acyl carrier protein yields the protein MTEADIRTAFLEELTQIAPDIDPDEVGEEDHLQDDLELDSMDFLNLVTALHQRLDIDIPEIDYPKIANLALAVVYLKGRIGCPTRA from the coding sequence ATGACCGAAGCCGACATCCGCACAGCCTTTCTGGAAGAGCTTACCCAAATCGCCCCGGACATCGATCCGGACGAGGTTGGCGAAGAGGATCACCTGCAAGATGATCTGGAACTCGACTCGATGGATTTCTTAAACCTTGTTACAGCGCTTCACCAACGGCTCGATATCGATATACCTGAGATCGACTATCCGAAGATCGCAAATCTGGCGCTCGCGGTTGTATACCTGAAAGGGCGGATCGGTTGTCCGACTAGGGCCTGA
- a CDS encoding dihydrolipoamide acetyltransferase family protein, whose amino-acid sequence MAVFAMPSLGADMEAGTLVEWMIKPGDIVTRGDVVAVVETQKGAIEIECFEEGTVETLDAEIGATLAVGTALATIRAPCEDGATAVRPAVDPEAPAKPEAAASSPTQPEKSTEVPLAVVPASLPMPSSPPVIPQAGEAPTASPAARVRAAERGIDLAALLGTGPGGAVILADVEAVEPTPIREGPAKTSAKPGLDMAAMRTAIANAMARSKREIPHYYLTQTIDLQAATDWLAMTNATRPSDTRLLMVALFIKAAALAVAQVPQINGHFDGEGFHPARAVHAGVAVALRGGGLVAPALHDAETLPLNNLMAQMRDLVLRARSGRLRSSEMTDATITISAMGDTGADAMAGVIYPPQVAIVGFGAPVARPWIIGDKITPRMTVTVTLSADHRVSDGRRGAKFLAALDAALQTPEAL is encoded by the coding sequence ATGGCCGTGTTCGCCATGCCCTCGTTGGGTGCAGACATGGAAGCGGGCACTTTGGTGGAGTGGATGATCAAGCCGGGGGACATCGTTACCCGCGGCGATGTGGTCGCGGTCGTCGAAACCCAGAAGGGTGCAATTGAAATCGAGTGCTTTGAGGAGGGCACTGTCGAAACGCTTGACGCAGAGATCGGGGCCACGCTTGCCGTCGGCACCGCATTGGCCACGATCCGCGCGCCCTGCGAAGATGGTGCAACCGCAGTCAGACCCGCAGTTGATCCCGAGGCGCCCGCCAAACCGGAGGCGGCAGCATCATCGCCTACCCAGCCTGAGAAATCTACCGAAGTCCCCTTAGCGGTGGTCCCTGCGTCATTGCCTATGCCCTCATCGCCACCCGTTATACCCCAGGCTGGTGAAGCGCCAACTGCCTCTCCCGCCGCGCGGGTACGTGCCGCCGAGCGTGGGATCGACCTTGCGGCGCTTTTAGGAACAGGCCCCGGCGGCGCGGTTATTCTGGCGGATGTCGAAGCCGTTGAACCTACCCCGATCAGGGAGGGGCCAGCAAAAACCAGCGCCAAGCCGGGGCTCGATATGGCCGCAATGCGCACTGCGATTGCCAATGCCATGGCCCGCTCCAAACGCGAGATCCCACATTACTACCTAACCCAGACTATTGATCTGCAAGCCGCCACTGACTGGCTTGCCATGACCAATGCGACGCGCCCATCTGATACACGCCTGTTGATGGTCGCACTGTTCATCAAGGCCGCGGCCCTTGCGGTCGCGCAGGTTCCGCAGATCAACGGCCACTTTGATGGCGAGGGGTTTCATCCGGCGCGGGCCGTTCATGCGGGTGTGGCGGTGGCGCTGCGCGGTGGCGGACTTGTGGCACCTGCATTGCACGATGCCGAAACCCTGCCGCTTAACAATCTGATGGCACAGATGCGCGACCTGGTTTTACGGGCCCGCAGCGGGCGGTTGCGCTCTTCGGAAATGACCGATGCTACGATCACCATTTCGGCGATGGGCGACACCGGCGCCGATGCGATGGCGGGCGTGATCTACCCGCCGCAGGTCGCTATCGTCGGCTTTGGCGCACCGGTGGCCCGGCCATGGATCATTGGTGACAAGATCACCCCGCGTATGACCGTTACCGTTACGCTGTCCGCCGACCACCGAGTCAGCGACGGACGTCGCGGTGCCAAGTTTCTGGCCGCGCTCGACGCCGCACTTCAGACTCCGGAGGCCCTATGA
- the pdhA gene encoding pyruvate dehydrogenase (acetyl-transferring) E1 component subunit alpha, translating to MTSQTKPHLNRAHVQDLLRGMMRIRRFEDKCAELYTREKIRGFLHLYDGEEAVAMGVIPVLEPDDRIVATYREHGHALARGVAMGPILAEMYGKANGCSGGRGGSMHLFDASTNFYGGNAIVGGGLPLAAGLGLADRMRGEKNVTACFFGEGAVAEGEFHEALNLAELWDLPVLWICENNGYAMGSALARTESQTDIHAKATAYGIESEVVDGMDVVAVEAAARRVVANIRETGRPYLLEARTYRFRPHSMFDAQLYRDKAEIAEWREKGPIVRFQGWLLENGLIHEADIAKMTTEIDAEIAEAVAFAEAGVWEPVETLTKHVMSVEPASPQVAAEPAGERIETTYREAVKQAIRGAMTGDERVFLMGEDVGAYGGCYAVSKGLMAEFGEDRIRDTPLSESGFTGAGIGAAAAGMRPIVELMTVNFSMLALDQILNTAATIRHMSGGQFGCPLVIRMATGAGKQLAAQHSHSLEGWYAHIPGLKVLAPATLEDARGMLLTALEDPDPVLIFENVMLYNMSGQIAANAGSVDIDKAAIRRPGKDVSLITYGGSLFKTLEAAEELAKEGIKAEVIDLRTLRPLDTETILASVARTRRAVVVDEGWRTGSLAAEVSAQITEGAFWRLDAPVGRVCSAEVPIPYAAHLEQAAIPQVAGIVAAARAAMVKG from the coding sequence ATGACATCCCAGACAAAACCGCACCTGAACCGCGCTCACGTGCAGGACCTGCTGCGCGGAATGATGCGTATCCGTCGGTTCGAGGACAAATGCGCCGAGCTTTACACGCGCGAAAAGATCCGCGGCTTTCTGCATCTGTACGATGGCGAAGAAGCGGTGGCGATGGGCGTGATCCCGGTGCTTGAGCCAGATGACCGCATCGTCGCCACCTACCGCGAGCACGGGCATGCCTTGGCGCGCGGCGTAGCGATGGGCCCCATTTTGGCGGAGATGTATGGCAAGGCTAACGGATGTTCGGGCGGGCGCGGCGGGTCAATGCATCTGTTCGACGCGAGCACCAATTTCTATGGGGGCAACGCGATTGTCGGCGGTGGCCTGCCGCTTGCGGCGGGTCTGGGCCTGGCGGACCGGATGCGGGGCGAAAAGAACGTCACGGCCTGTTTCTTTGGCGAAGGTGCTGTGGCCGAGGGCGAGTTCCACGAGGCGTTGAACCTGGCCGAGCTTTGGGATCTGCCGGTGCTTTGGATCTGCGAAAACAACGGCTATGCAATGGGGTCCGCCTTGGCGCGCACAGAATCGCAGACCGACATTCATGCAAAGGCCACAGCCTATGGCATCGAAAGCGAAGTGGTCGATGGCATGGATGTGGTCGCCGTCGAAGCCGCCGCGCGCCGTGTGGTCGCGAACATCCGGGAAACCGGCCGCCCGTATCTGCTGGAGGCGCGCACTTACCGCTTTCGTCCACATTCGATGTTCGATGCGCAGTTGTATCGCGATAAAGCTGAAATCGCCGAGTGGCGCGAAAAGGGCCCGATTGTGCGGTTTCAGGGCTGGTTGCTGGAAAACGGCCTGATCCACGAGGCCGATATCGCCAAGATGACCACCGAGATCGACGCTGAGATCGCCGAGGCGGTGGCCTTTGCAGAAGCCGGTGTGTGGGAGCCGGTCGAGACCCTGACCAAACATGTAATGTCCGTTGAGCCCGCGTCTCCGCAAGTCGCAGCCGAACCTGCGGGTGAAAGGATCGAGACCACCTATCGCGAGGCCGTCAAACAGGCGATCCGTGGAGCGATGACAGGGGATGAGCGCGTTTTTCTTATGGGCGAGGACGTTGGTGCCTATGGCGGCTGTTATGCGGTGTCCAAGGGGTTGATGGCGGAGTTCGGAGAAGACCGTATCCGCGACACCCCGCTGTCGGAATCTGGCTTTACCGGTGCGGGCATTGGGGCTGCGGCAGCGGGTATGCGGCCGATTGTCGAACTGATGACCGTGAATTTCTCTATGCTGGCGCTGGATCAGATCCTGAACACGGCCGCCACGATCCGGCACATGTCGGGTGGACAGTTCGGCTGCCCACTGGTGATCCGCATGGCGACCGGTGCCGGCAAGCAACTGGCCGCGCAGCATTCGCATTCGCTGGAAGGCTGGTACGCGCATATCCCGGGACTTAAGGTTCTGGCGCCCGCGACGCTGGAGGATGCGCGGGGCATGTTGCTGACAGCGCTTGAAGATCCTGACCCGGTTCTGATCTTTGAAAATGTCATGCTGTACAACATGTCCGGGCAGATCGCCGCAAACGCGGGCTCTGTCGACATCGATAAGGCCGCGATCCGAAGGCCAGGCAAGGATGTGTCGCTGATCACCTATGGCGGATCTCTGTTCAAGACACTGGAGGCGGCAGAGGAACTGGCCAAAGAGGGGATCAAGGCCGAGGTGATAGACCTGCGCACCTTGCGCCCGCTTGATACTGAAACCATCCTCGCCTCGGTTGCGCGCACGCGCCGCGCAGTGGTCGTGGATGAGGGGTGGCGTACCGGTTCGCTGGCTGCCGAGGTATCGGCGCAGATCACCGAAGGGGCTTTCTGGCGGCTGGATGCACCGGTTGGGCGGGTCTGTTCGGCCGAAGTGCCGATCCCCTACGCCGCACATCTGGAACAGGCGGCGATTCCCCAGGTTGCCGGTATCGTCGCCGCCGCGCGCGCGGCGATGGTCAAGGGGTGA
- the acsA gene encoding acetate--CoA ligase produces the protein MTWPIIPKDDATRAAANLTDAVRAGFGWDDARDMLDGLPGGGLNITHEALDRHVASGHGDQVAIRWISKDGGRRDFSYAALVGEAARFANVLAGHGLKPGARVYSLMGRVPELYSAALGTLKAGMTFTPLFAAFGPEPIRSRMEIGEGNVLVTTETLYRKKVASWRKELGSLKLVLILSDNVVPEDCVALRPAMDAAADTFVTAKTTSNDMALIHFTSGTTGKPKGAVHVHGAVIAHAATGRFALDLRPGDIYWCTADPGWVTGTSYGIIAPLVNRVTMIVDEAEFDLDRWYGILQAESVQVWYTAPTAIRMLMRAGKDAAKPYDFRKLRFLASVGEPLNPEGVVWGQEVLGQPFHDNWWQTETGGIMIANTAGMDIRPGSMGKPLPGIEAGIVNVEDGAVHACKPGEIGELALRPGWPSMMRAYLNEQARYDKCFVGGWYLSGDLAMRDKDGYFWFVGRANDLIKSSGHLVGPFEVESALIEHHAVAEAAVIGIPDETAGEIVKAYVALNPRFEPSEALEREIRGFARKRLGAAVAPREIVFRNQLPKTRSGKIMRRLLKARELGLPEGDISTLEADEK, from the coding sequence ATGACTTGGCCGATAATACCCAAGGACGATGCAACGCGCGCTGCCGCAAATCTGACAGATGCGGTCCGCGCCGGGTTTGGCTGGGACGACGCGCGCGACATGCTGGACGGATTGCCGGGTGGCGGGCTCAACATCACGCATGAGGCGCTTGATCGTCATGTCGCTTCGGGCCATGGCGATCAGGTCGCGATCCGATGGATCAGCAAGGACGGTGGGCGGCGCGATTTCAGCTATGCAGCACTAGTCGGTGAGGCCGCGCGCTTTGCCAATGTGTTGGCTGGACATGGGCTGAAACCCGGCGCGCGGGTCTATTCGCTGATGGGGCGGGTGCCGGAGCTGTATTCCGCGGCCCTTGGCACCCTAAAGGCCGGCATGACATTCACCCCACTTTTTGCCGCATTTGGACCAGAGCCGATCAGATCCCGGATGGAGATCGGCGAAGGCAACGTTCTTGTTACCACCGAGACTTTGTATCGCAAGAAGGTCGCGAGCTGGCGAAAGGAGCTTGGCTCGTTGAAGCTTGTACTGATCCTGAGTGATAATGTCGTGCCCGAGGACTGCGTCGCCTTGCGCCCTGCGATGGATGCCGCCGCCGACACGTTCGTAACGGCGAAAACCACTTCGAATGATATGGCGCTGATCCATTTCACCTCTGGCACCACTGGCAAGCCCAAGGGTGCCGTCCACGTGCACGGTGCGGTCATCGCCCATGCGGCTACGGGGCGCTTTGCGCTGGATCTGAGACCCGGCGATATCTACTGGTGCACGGCTGATCCTGGCTGGGTCACGGGCACTTCGTATGGCATTATTGCGCCGCTGGTGAACCGGGTGACGATGATCGTCGACGAAGCGGAATTCGACCTGGACCGTTGGTACGGCATCCTTCAGGCTGAGAGCGTGCAGGTCTGGTACACCGCACCCACCGCGATCCGCATGCTGATGCGGGCGGGAAAGGACGCCGCAAAGCCCTATGATTTCCGCAAGCTGCGGTTTCTCGCCAGTGTCGGAGAGCCCTTGAACCCCGAAGGCGTGGTCTGGGGGCAAGAGGTGTTAGGCCAGCCGTTCCACGACAATTGGTGGCAGACCGAAACCGGTGGCATCATGATCGCCAATACCGCCGGAATGGACATTCGTCCCGGCTCGATGGGCAAGCCCTTGCCCGGCATTGAGGCTGGAATAGTCAATGTCGAAGACGGCGCCGTGCATGCGTGCAAGCCGGGCGAAATTGGCGAACTGGCGCTGCGCCCCGGCTGGCCGTCGATGATGCGCGCTTATCTCAACGAACAGGCTCGTTATGATAAATGTTTTGTTGGCGGCTGGTATCTGTCGGGCGACCTCGCCATGCGGGACAAGGACGGGTATTTCTGGTTTGTCGGCCGCGCGAATGACCTGATCAAATCCTCTGGTCATCTGGTCGGCCCTTTCGAGGTCGAAAGCGCGCTGATTGAACATCACGCCGTCGCCGAGGCCGCCGTGATCGGCATTCCGGACGAGACCGCAGGCGAAATCGTCAAGGCCTATGTCGCGCTGAACCCTAGATTTGAGCCGTCCGAGGCGCTGGAACGCGAGATCCGGGGCTTTGCGCGCAAACGGCTTGGCGCCGCGGTGGCCCCACGTGAAATTGTGTTTCGCAACCAACTGCCCAAGACGCGATCGGGCAAGATAATGCGCCGTCTTCTCAAGGCGCGCGAACTTGGCCTACCCGAAGGGGATATTTCCACATTGGAGGCGGACGAGAAATGA